The Magnetococcales bacterium genomic interval CCATGTTTGCTGAACGGGGCATCCCGGTCCATCAAGTATTTCACAACCTGAAAGCCGGCCTTCCCGGTGGACGCAACATGCAGATCGATCTCCTGGTGACCAATACTGACACCGTCGCCGTCATCGAAGTCAAAAGCAGACTGACAAACGAAGATGTGCGTGATCACCTCACGCGCATGGCTGAGTTCAAGGAATTTTTTCCCATGTACGCGCACATGCGTGCCATAGGGGCCATGGCCGGCATCGTGATTGATCAGGATGTGGATCGTCAGGTCATGAATGCAGGGTTTTACCTCATCGTCCAATCAGGTGACACGGTCCAACTGGCCAATGAACCCTCTTTCCAGGCACGGCTCTGGTAAATCAACAGGAGGGTTTGGGAGTGGTCTCTCACATGTGGTGCTACCCGACTGAATTGACTCAGGATGACAATGATACCATCCTGGTTTCCTTCCCTGACGTTCCCATTGCGCACACGTTCGGGGAGGATGAGGCAGAAGCCCTCATGCGTGCCCGGGATGCCCTGGAGACCGCACTGGAAATGTACATCGACACGCGCCAGCCCTTGCCGATACCCACCCCGGCCGCCGGTCGCCAAGTGGTGCATCCCGGTGCCCTGGTCCGTGCCAAGCTGGCAGTCCACCAGGCCATGCAAGAGGAGAAAGTCCGCAAGGCGGAGCTGGCCCGCCGCCTGCATTGGCATCTTCCACAAGTGGACCGTTTGCTGGATCTGCGGCACGCTTCGCGCCTGGATCAGATTGAAATGGCCCTGGAGGCCCTGGGCCGTCAGCTCCAGGTGGTGGTGTCGGCCAGGTAGGGGAACCAGCCTTTTTCAGGCCAGACTTTTTTGCCACATATCCCGAAAAGCAGCTTCCAAATGGCGCGTAAAACGGAGCGGATCCCCCAGGGTGGTCGCCCGCATCCGCTCCCGCATGGTCAAACGCACCTGATTGAGATGTTCCGGATCGGCGGCCAGGTGTACGGCACAATTCACATACGCTTCCGGAGTGTCGGCAATCCATGCCGGCAACCCCAGCGTTTGCATCAGACTGGCCCCCACCCGGGCCACATGTCGGTCTCCCAGCAGAGTCACCAAAGGAACCCCCTGCCAAAGCCCCTGCAACGAAGTGATGCCCCCATTGAACGGCATGGGGTCCAGGGCCAGATCAATCTGGCCAAAGGTTTCCAGATAGGTACGAAATGGGGAAGGTCCCTGAAGTTCAAGCCGCTCCGGATCGATCCCACGCTGCACGAAAGCCGTGCAAATGCGTTCCCGGGTGGGCAGGTCATAAAAAGGTCCGGATTTTAAAAGCAAACGGGATTTCGGTACCCGATGCAGGATGGCCGCCCAGAGATCCAGGGTGGTCGGGGTCAACTTGGGCAGATTGTTGAAGGAACCAAACGTGATGTACCCCCGTTGCCGGGCAGGGGTGGGCACAACGGGTGGTGCCGGCTCCGGCGGCTGGTAACAATAAAGGGCACACGGCAGGGTGGCAATCTGTTCGGTATACAGGTGCCGGGCGGCTTCGGTGACCGTGACCTGGTCATGAATGACCCAGTCCATGGTGGCCAGACCCGTGCCATGAACATATCCGGCATAGGAAACCTGAAGCGGAGCCGGTCGCCGGGCAAACAGGGAGAGACGGTTGCCCTTGGTATGCCCGGCCAGATCGACCAGAATGTCGATGCCGTCGGCCTGTATGCGTTGACGCGCTTCCTGGTCGGTCAGGCCCGGAATGGCAACCCAACTGCCGGCCTGCGCCTGAATGCGATGGGTCAGGGAGTCGGACTTTTGGGAATGGGCATAACAGACCGTCTGAAATCGGGTCTGGTCATGGTTGGCCAGAATGGGAGCCAGCAACATGCCGATGGGATGGTGGCAAAAATCGGCGGAAAGATACCCGATGCGCAAGGGCCGCTCTGGATCCGGATCACGCACCGGAGGCGGTTGCTGGTCCGGCATATCCACCAGACGGCCAAACTCCCGATGCGCCATGGCCACGGCCTCCGGGGTGTGACCATCGCTGTAATTCAAGGCAAACAAATAGCTGGAATGGGATGTAATTTCACCGGGATGGCGGGCCAATCCTTCGGCAAACACGGTGAGTGCCTCCGGCAAACGTCCCTGACCCATCAGGACCGGAGCCAGATTGAAAATACCAACAGGCATCTCCGGATCCAGACGCACCGTTTCCCGGCAACACCCCTCGGCCTTGGTGAGTTCGTGGACTTCCAGATAAGCCAGACCGAGATTGGCATGGGCCACAGCCAAGTCCGGTTCCCAACGAATTGCCTCCTGCAAGGTGCGGATGGCCGCCTCATGTTGTCCCAGCATGATCAACAACATGCCCAGGTTGGACAAACCCGAACCGCGCTGGGGAGCCAGCGCCACGGCCTGACGCAAGCGACGCTCAGCCTGTTGCCAATCTCCCAGGGCCTGCCAGGCAATGCCGGCAGCTTCCAAAAGGCCGGGATCCTGGTGACCGGCAGCAATCCCTGCCTCGAAAATCTGCCCGGCAGCCGCACTTTGGCCGTCAATCCACAGGGCATTTCCCAGGGCCATGTACAATTCAGGATGGGTGGGAAAACGCCCGACGGCTGCTTGCAGCGCCTGTGTGGCCTCTGCCCAGCGCCGGGTACGCATCAACAGACCCAGCAGGCTTTGCTGCCACTCCCAAGGCTCCTGACCCGCAGCCAAGGCAATGGCTGCACGATAACAATCGATGGCCGACCCGAAATCGCCCCGGTCCACCAACAAATTGCCCAGGTTCACCCGGTAACCCGCATGGTTGGGTTCCAAGGCAATGGCACGCCGCTGGGCAGCCTCGCTTTCCGCAAGGTGTCCAAGCCGGCGCAAAACAGTACCCAGATTGGCCTGGGCCGCCCCCTTCCCGGGATGGTGGCGCAAAAATTGCCGATACAAGGCAACAGCACCCGATAAATCTTCCTGATCGCGCAGCACGTTGGCCAGATTGAAGACGGCTTCGGTCATCTCTGGGTGGTGATCGAGAATATGGCGAAAACAGGCCGCCGCTCCCGCCAGATCCCCGACCGCATGCAGGGCATTGCCCAGATTGAAACGCATTTCAGGCCGTTGCGGGGCCAGTTGCACGGCCTGTTGCAGGCAGGAGATGGCCGCAGCAGGTTGCTGCAAGCGCCGCAATAAACTGCCCAGATTGGCCAGGGTGTCCACATGCTCCGGGCACTCCGCCAATATGGCCTGGTAGGCTGTCAGGGCCTCTGCATATCTGCCTTGCGTGTGCAGGTCCACAGCCTTTTGGAAAGCCCGGCGCAGCGTGTCTGGAACCGGATCCGCAAGATTGCCCGACACCCTGCCCGACCTTGGAAATTTGCGGCTCATGAATCTCCTGCCTTCAATCCGAGGCCGGGTTGTACAAAAGTGCCTCCCGGAATCGGTCAATGGAGAGGGGTTGACACACACAGGCAACCTGGAGAAAATGGTGGTCTGGTTTTGGCGGATCGTCTAACGGCAGGACAGAGGATTCTGACTCCTCCAATCTAGGTTCGAATCCTAGTCCGCCAGCCAATTGGAAGCAATGTTCTCACCCCCCTGTTTCTCCCCCTGATTGTTCTGCTGGTCGTTTTTCTCGTTACATTCTTGTGGATGCAGGTGAAGATCAACACCTGTGCCTGTCCCCATTCCGAATGACTTTACTGGCCCGTTACCGGGCATCGTGGTGAAAACCCCCCGGTGAAGAACAGTGTCCTGAAAATGTGGCCATTGCCATGGATCTTTTGCCGGCTCGCCACATTATTGGCATGTTTCTTGCTTAATCTTATACAATACTTGCGCGTATTGCCTGTAAGTCACTGGCAGCGCATCCGGGTGCTTTGGGCGAATTGCCGGGACCTCATGGATGGTGCGCCTGCTTGCCGTCTGCTCGTTGTCATTCACCTTTCTGAAAGACCCATGCGTGCCAATGAACGATTCATCCCCCACCGCAGCCCAGAGATTTCAAGATCATCCGGCCCGCCTCCGGCAGGAAGAGGCAGCCACAAAAGCCTGTAATCAGGGACGGATGTTCATCCAGCAGCAACGCTACCAGGAAGCCATGACCTGCCTGTTGCAGGCCATGGAGCTGCACCCCTCACTGGCCGCAGCCTATGAGGGCATGGCCCAAATTTTTACCTACAAGGGATTGACTGTTCTGGGATCGGTGTACGAGCGACTGTTTCAACATTATGCCGGGCAACCTGCGCCCTTGGCTCAGGTGGAACACACATTTTTTATTGATCCTGCCCTGGCACGCCGGACAGCACACCTGGGACAGCGTATCATTTTGCATAAAGCCTATTCGGTTCCGCAATTGTGTTACACCCTGGGCAAACCTCTGCCGGAAGATTTGCCAACCGTGATTGCCTTGTTGCCGGATCAAACAGGCCGGTTTTTGGCGACAACCCGCCTGCACTTTCCCAGACGGGTGGAATTTGACCCGCAGCGTACAGAACAGGTTCAAATGGCTGTTCACACAGCCAAAACAATCGAGTCGGCCATGCAACAACGTATTGCCTGGATTGAGGATGCGCGGCAACGCTGTTTGAACGAAGCCCCTGTCTTTGATGAACATGGTCCACTCCGCATTTTCATGCCGACCTCACGCAGCACCACGGTGATGCAATTTGCCACAAACAATCTGGCCAGGGCTTTGCTCAAACTGGGATGCCAGGTTCGGGTTCATATTGAACAGGACGACAGGGAATGGGATGATGATTACTCGCGGTTGCAGGATTACGAGGCCTGCAAGCCCCATGTGATCATCAACATCAACCATTTATTCAACGATTGGCTGCACCCGGATGTCATCAACGTGACCTGGTGGCAGGATCCCATGCTTGAAATCAGCCGTGGCGACCCGTTGCCCTGGCGGTCACGCGATCTGGTCTACTCCGCCTATCCAAACTTTGATGACTACCTCAAGAAAACAGGTGCCACACAGGTCATGCGACAGGATTTGTGCGTCGATCTGGATGTGTTTCATCCTGAGATCCCCTGGGAAGAGCGCCGCAAAGTGGTATTCATCGGCACATCCTATGCAGAATTGTTGCCCAGCCAATTGCCTGAAAAACAGACCATCATCGATCTGTTGCGCCCCCGTTTTCTGCGTGGTGAAATGATTTCCTTTGCCACTTTGGATGATTATTCCCGGAAAACCGGTCTGAATACACTGGCCATCGAATCAATTTATTGTGATCTGTTGCGGAACACAGCCATTGAATGGTTGTGTCAGATGGCCCATGAGATTGATCTGGAGGTCGAAATATATGGCCGCTACTGGGAGCGGAACGAACATGTGCGGCCGTTTTACAAAGGAGAACTGCGTCATGGCCCGGATGTGGCGGCAGTCTACAATCAGGCACGGTATGCCCTCGCCGTGCATCCGTTCATGGTCAAATCCCAACGATTGGCAGAAATTGCCGCCTGTGGTTGCGTTCCCGTCCTCATGGATGATCGCGCCAACGCCGAACCCCCCCATTGGGACGATGCCATTCTTTTTTTCAGGACCCGGGATGAACTGAAAAGTTGCCTGCGCCAACGTCCACCCCAGGATTCCCGGATCATCGCCGAGGCCTGTTCCTATGACCGTTTTGCCCGGCATATTTTGAATCGCGTCACGTCAATCCTGAAGCAGCCGGTTGCAGAGTCCACATCATGAAAATGCATCCCTTGCCATGGATTGATTCACCCGGTCCAGGTCACGCATCGTCTCCCCTTGCATGGATCGATTCACTTTGGATTGATTCACCCGGTCCAGGTCACGCATCGTCTCCCCTTGCATGGATCGATTCACTTTGGATTGATTCACCCGGTCCAGGTCACGCAATGTCCCCCCTTGCATGGATCGATTCACTTTGCGGAAGGTTTTCATATGGCAAATTCAAATCATCTATCCGCCAATCTGGCTGACATGTTTCAGGAGGGTCTGGCCCATCACCAACAAGGTGATCTGGTGAGCGCCATGCGTTGTTACGAGAGCGTGCTGGCGCAACACGAACAAGTGGATGTCTTGTACGCCCTGGCTCTGGCCCGCCTTGCTCTGAAGGAGTATGCCATCGCTCTGGATGCGATGAAAAAAGTAATGGTGCAGAGAACCCCCGATGGCTCCATATACGACACTCTGGGAAAAATCTACTGGGGAATGGGACGTCTGGAAGATGCCCGGCAGGCCTTTGAACAATCCGTCACCCTGGGACATGCCCAAAAAGCCGACTCCATGTGTCATCTCGGTTGGGTTCTTCTGCTCCTGAAACGTCATGAAGAGGCTGCAAAACTCCTGTTCCAGGTTATCGAACTGCAACCCGATCTGGCCACGGCCTACCAGGGTTTGGCCCTGATACACGAACACAAGGGATTGCCCCTGTTGCAATCCATTCATCAGCAACTGTTTCAATATTATGCAGCCCGGCCGGTTGCAGCAAGGTCTGTGGAAAATGTTTTTATTCTGGATCCTGAAGCAGCACGCCAAACCGCACGTTTGGGACAACGTCGTCCGTTGAACAAACATTATTCTGTTCCGCAATTATGTTACACCCTGGGCGAATCCCGACCGGATGACCCGCCGAACCTGATTCCCCTTCTGCCGAACAAGATCATCGAATACTTTACGACAACACGTTTGAGTTATCCTGTCCGGATGGTGTTTGATCCGGGAAAGCAGGGGGTCTTTGATGCTGCCGTGCAAATTGCCACACTCATTGAATCTGCCAGAAAACAAAGGGCAAGATCAATTGCTGACTGTTTGCAGCGTTGTCGCAATCTGGCACCGGATTATGATGGCAAGACGCCATTGCGCATTGCGATGATAACCTCCCGCTATACCTCAGTGATGCAGCATGCAACAACCAACCTGGCCAAGGCTCTTCGTGAACTTGGGTGTCTCGTTCAAGTGGATATTGAACAAAACGATCTTGAGGTGTGGGATGATCCTTTGACCACATTGATGAATCACGAGGCATTCAAGCCTCATGTGACGATCAATATCAATCATAGATTCAACGACTGGCTCCATCCTGACATCATCAACATCACCTGGTGGCAGGATTTGATGCCGGAGATTCGCAACAGCACACGACTGAACTGGCGACCACGTGACCTGGTATTTTCCGCCTACCCGGATTTTGATGATTACCTGTTGAAAACGGGGGCACCCCAGGTATTGCGCCAGGATTTGTGCGTTGATCTGAGCGTGTTTCGCACTGTCACGCCCTGGGAAGAGCGCCGCAAGGTGGTCTTCATCGGCTCGACCTATACGGAAGTCCTTGAACTGGACGCCGCAAAAATTCAGTATATTGAAAATGTTCTGCAACCCGGTGTTGAACGTGGCGAATATGTTTCACTCGACTTTCTGGAAAATTTGTCCCGGAAAATGGGTATCAGTACATTCGGCGTCGATTTTGTCTACAGCAATCTGGTCAGGAATACGGCAGTTGAATGGCTGTGTCAGATTGCGGGCGAGATTGATCTGGAAGTCGAGGTTTATGGGCGTTTTTGGGAAAAGAATGCCATCGTGCAGCCGTTTTTCAAGGGTGAGCTGCCGCACGGGGCAGCCGTTGCCGAAGTGTACAATCAGGCCCGTTATGCCCTCGCTGCCCATCCACACATGGTCAAATCACAACGCCTGGCCGAAATTGCCGCCTGTGGTTGCGTTCCCGTCCTCAACGATGATCGCGCCCATGCGGAACCACCGCACTGGGATGATGCCATCCTTTTCTTCAAAACCCGGACGGATTTGAAAAATTGTCTGAGCCAGCGTCCATCCCGGGACCCTTGGGTCATTGCCGAAGCCAGTACCTACGCCCTCTTTGCCCGACGTATCCTGGATTGTGTATCGTCCATCTTGAAGCAACCAATTACGGGAAACGTATCATGACCATGGCATCGACGTGGACAAGCCAGGGAAAAACCGGGACGGACAACCCTTCCCTGAACTATTATCGAACCCATGGCATCCTGCCTGGACGACAACAGTTGGCCATCCGTGAATCCCACGTCGAAATGCGCTCGAGCCTGTTTCGGCATCTGGGTCTGCCTCCGGGCTGGTTGCGTGGACGCACCGTTCTGGAACTGGGACCCGGCTGTGGACAGAACGCCCTGCACATGTTTCTGCAAAAACCCGCCCGTCTGCTCCTGGTGGACGAAAACGAGGCCGCACTGGAGGCCATTCGGAACCTGTTCGCTGCGCATCGGAATTCCAATCAGCCGGATTGTGAATTGCAGCATGGGTTGATCGAAGCGTGGCGGTGCCCGGACCAGTTTGAATTGGTGTTTTGTGAAAGTGTGATTCCCTGGCAACAGGAAAATCCTCAAGGCTTTTTACGCAAGGTGGCCAGCCATGTGGCCCCGGAAGGTTTGCTGATCATCACCTGCATGGACAGTGTTTCCACATTGCCTGACCTGTTGCGGCGGCTGGCGACGCTGCTGATGGTCCGACCGGAAGATCCCCTGGCAAGGCAGGTGACCCTGCTGAGCGGTTATTTTCGGGAACATCTGGCCAGTCTGCAACATGCCACCAAGCAGATTGACGACTGGGTGCTGACCAATCTGCTGCAACCCCTGGTTGGCACCCCGCTTTCCATGGCCGATGCCATTGCCACCCTGGATGACAACTTTGATCTGTATGCCACATCACCCCATTTCGTCACGGATTGGCGCTGGTACAAGCAGATCCATGGCTCGTTGAGCCGGTGGAACGAGCTGGCCCTGGCCGCATTCTGGAATCAGGCCCATAATTTGCTGGACTGTCGGCAGGTTGTTCCACCCCGTTCTGCCGCGCTGAATCAACAGTTGATGCAGCAGACGGACCGCATGGCCGCCGACATCATGAAATTCTACCACTCCCGAGACCCGGCGCTGCTGCCCGGTCTGGCGGATACCCTGGATTGGGTGGTCTCTGATGTCAACGGCTTTGCACCGTTGACCGCTGTCGCTCTGGCGGAGTTTGCCCGGGGACTGGGACAATATCGACAGCATGGTCGCTTCCCCGGTCTGCCCGTGTTCAAAGATTTGTTCGGTCGTTCCCAGCAACATCTCTGTTTTATCCAACGCAGGAGTCACACCCATGACACGACAAAAGATGCGTGGTGATGTCACTCCGGATCCGGAGAAATTGGCGCATATCATCAGCCAGTTGCAAAATCTGAATGGCATTGTGGAGGCGGGCCTGCCGGATGAAGCGATACGCATTTGCGAAGAAGCCCTGGCCATTCTGCCGGATAATGTGGAAATCATCAGCATTCTGGCCGATCTCTATTGGCAGAAAGGAAACATCGATCAGACAAGAAAACTGCTTGCCCGTGGGTTGGAATTGGCTCCCGACAATGCCCAGTTGCATTTGCGCATGGGCGATCTGGCCAAATCCCAGGAACAGATCGACACGGCCATTGACCATTATCGGCAGGCTACACGGCTGGATCCCGGCAATATCGATGGTTACTTTCAATACGGTGCCCTTCTGGCCAGAAGTGAACGATATGCAGAAGCCGTCTCGGCCTTGCAGCGTGCCCTGAATATACGGTTTGACGTTGCCGAAGTGCATTTATTACTGGCGATTATTTTTCAGCAGGAAAAAAGGTCGATTCTGGCCCATGTCCATCGGCGTCTGCACGACCACTTTAATCCAGCCGGTCCACGCCAGTATCCTGCCAATCAGGTTCTGGATACCTATTTTCTGGACGATCAGGAAGCCCTGGCTGTGGCGCAGCAGGGTTTGTTGATTCAACAGGGCAAGGAAAGCACAAACCTGCGGCAAATCTGTTATCACCATGGACCGCTTGCCGAAACTGGCGTGGAAACCCTGATTCACCTGCCCATGAATCGGATTCCGGCGTTTTTCTTTGATAACAGTCTGCGACCTCCCGTGACAGTCCAATTTGATCCTGCCGATTTGCAACAAACACAGATGGCCATGGCCATTGCCAGGACTGTGGACCGCTCATACACATTGCGGGCTTCGGCCATCCAGACCACCATATCGCTCAACAGTCATTGCGCACCCTCCTTTGAACCAGGCAAACCCCTGCAGGTTTTCCTGTTCGCCACCCGCACCAATGAGACAAGATTGATTGAAATACAAAGTATTGCACACGCTCTGCAACGGCTTGGATGCAGGGTTCATTTTGAAACCGAAAAAAATGGCATGGAAATTCTGGATACCTACCATCTGCTCAAGGCCCATTATGCCTGCAATCCCCATATTACCTTCAACATCAATCATGCCAACAATACGCACCTGCATGAGGATGTATTCAACATTGTCTGGTACCAGGACGCCCCCCAGGAGATTCGAGGCCATCAGCCCCCGCATTGGCGCCAACGGGATATCGTCCTCTCCGCGTCAGAAACATTGGACAAGCTGCTGAGCGACAAGGGGGTCCATGAAATTCACCGTCAATACCATTGTTTTGATCTGGCCGCATTCCAAACCGTGACACCGCCTGCCGACCGCCGCAAAGTGGTCTTCATCGGTGACTCTCATCATCATTATCTCCATTGTTTACCACAGGAACCGGTCAAGAGTGTTGCCCGGGTGTTGCAGGAAAAAGTTGAACAGGGAGAGGTGGTCACCGACGCGCTGCTGGAGGCATTGGCTCAAAAATCGGGTCTTCCGGCACTTGCCGTATGTCAGTTTGTTTTTCCATATGTCATCCGGCATTGCGCCATAACCTGGCTGTGTGAATTGACAACGGATCTGCCCTGGGAAGTGGATATACATGGCCGGTTTTGGAAAGAAATTCCCGAAGTGGCCCCTTTCCATCGAGGTGAACTGGCCGATGCTCCGGCTGTGGCCGCAGTCTACAATCAGGCACGCTATGCCCTGGCGACCCATACCCGTTTGATGCATACGCGCCGCCTGGCAGAATTATCCGCGTGTGGCTGCATTCCGGTCGTCTATGACCATCGCCCGTATGTTGATCCGCCCCACTGGGAGGATGCACTCCTCTATTTTCGTACCCGGGACACCTTGCGCGATTGTCTGCATCGGCAACCGCGTCAGGATCCATCCATTCTGGCCCACACCTTGTCCAGTGATACCCTGGCACAACGTATCCTGGCCTGGGTCAAAAAAGAGCTGGAGGAATCACGTCCATGAACAACCCTGAACAGGCCGGAAATATCGGCCCGGATCAATTTCAAATCTCTGCACAACAAGCCCAGAATTTGCGAGAAGTGACTGACCTCTTCCAGACTGGAAAAATGGCCGAAGCCCATGCACGTTCCGAAAAACTGCTGGCCATGTGGCCTGACAATTTGAATCTGTTGATCTATTTGGCCAACATTCAATGGAATTCCGGGTTGCATGCCTCAGCCGAAGCCCTGGTATCCCGGGGTCTGCAATTGGCACCGGATCATGCGCTGTTGCATATGCTCATGGGAGATATTGCCAAATCCAGAGAGGATACCGAAACAGCCCTGTTCCATTTTCGAGAAGTCATCCGTCTGGAACCGGACAATCTGGATGGCCATTATCAATGTGGCGTACTTTTGATCAGCAATCGGCAAAATACCGAAGCCATCGCCGAGATGAAACGGGTTCTGGAGATCAAACCAGACATGGTCGAAGCCCACCAGACCATTGCCCACTTGTATTTTTTGGAAGGCATGGAAACTCTCGGCAATGTCCATCTGCGTCTGCATGATCATTACAATCCTTCGTCGAAACCTCTGTATCCAGTCAATGAAATCAAGGACACCCTATTTCTGGACAGCAGAAAAGCGCTGCTTGCCGCCCGAAACAAATTGCAGTCCATTATCAATTTAACTTTTCCAGCCAAGCAGTTATGCTTCCATTTTGACCCGTCACTGGACAATGAAGGATTGGAAACCCTGATTTGTTGGTCATC includes:
- a CDS encoding class I SAM-dependent methyltransferase; translated protein: MTMASTWTSQGKTGTDNPSLNYYRTHGILPGRQQLAIRESHVEMRSSLFRHLGLPPGWLRGRTVLELGPGCGQNALHMFLQKPARLLLVDENEAALEAIRNLFAAHRNSNQPDCELQHGLIEAWRCPDQFELVFCESVIPWQQENPQGFLRKVASHVAPEGLLIITCMDSVSTLPDLLRRLATLLMVRPEDPLARQVTLLSGYFREHLASLQHATKQIDDWVLTNLLQPLVGTPLSMADAIATLDDNFDLYATSPHFVTDWRWYKQIHGSLSRWNELALAAFWNQAHNLLDCRQVVPPRSAALNQQLMQQTDRMAADIMKFYHSRDPALLPGLADTLDWVVSDVNGFAPLTAVALAEFARGLGQYRQHGRFPGLPVFKDLFGRSQQHLCFIQRRSHTHDTTKDAW
- a CDS encoding type II toxin-antitoxin system HicB family antitoxin, which gives rise to MWCYPTELTQDDNDTILVSFPDVPIAHTFGEDEAEALMRARDALETALEMYIDTRQPLPIPTPAAGRQVVHPGALVRAKLAVHQAMQEEKVRKAELARRLHWHLPQVDRLLDLRHASRLDQIEMALEALGRQLQVVVSAR
- a CDS encoding tetratricopeptide repeat protein — translated: MANSNHLSANLADMFQEGLAHHQQGDLVSAMRCYESVLAQHEQVDVLYALALARLALKEYAIALDAMKKVMVQRTPDGSIYDTLGKIYWGMGRLEDARQAFEQSVTLGHAQKADSMCHLGWVLLLLKRHEEAAKLLFQVIELQPDLATAYQGLALIHEHKGLPLLQSIHQQLFQYYAARPVAARSVENVFILDPEAARQTARLGQRRPLNKHYSVPQLCYTLGESRPDDPPNLIPLLPNKIIEYFTTTRLSYPVRMVFDPGKQGVFDAAVQIATLIESARKQRARSIADCLQRCRNLAPDYDGKTPLRIAMITSRYTSVMQHATTNLAKALRELGCLVQVDIEQNDLEVWDDPLTTLMNHEAFKPHVTININHRFNDWLHPDIINITWWQDLMPEIRNSTRLNWRPRDLVFSAYPDFDDYLLKTGAPQVLRQDLCVDLSVFRTVTPWEERRKVVFIGSTYTEVLELDAAKIQYIENVLQPGVERGEYVSLDFLENLSRKMGISTFGVDFVYSNLVRNTAVEWLCQIAGEIDLEVEVYGRFWEKNAIVQPFFKGELPHGAAVAEVYNQARYALAAHPHMVKSQRLAEIAACGCVPVLNDDRAHAEPPHWDDAILFFKTRTDLKNCLSQRPSRDPWVIAEASTYALFARRILDCVSSILKQPITGNVS
- a CDS encoding tetratricopeptide repeat protein, with protein sequence MTRQKMRGDVTPDPEKLAHIISQLQNLNGIVEAGLPDEAIRICEEALAILPDNVEIISILADLYWQKGNIDQTRKLLARGLELAPDNAQLHLRMGDLAKSQEQIDTAIDHYRQATRLDPGNIDGYFQYGALLARSERYAEAVSALQRALNIRFDVAEVHLLLAIIFQQEKRSILAHVHRRLHDHFNPAGPRQYPANQVLDTYFLDDQEALAVAQQGLLIQQGKESTNLRQICYHHGPLAETGVETLIHLPMNRIPAFFFDNSLRPPVTVQFDPADLQQTQMAMAIARTVDRSYTLRASAIQTTISLNSHCAPSFEPGKPLQVFLFATRTNETRLIEIQSIAHALQRLGCRVHFETEKNGMEILDTYHLLKAHYACNPHITFNINHANNTHLHEDVFNIVWYQDAPQEIRGHQPPHWRQRDIVLSASETLDKLLSDKGVHEIHRQYHCFDLAAFQTVTPPADRRKVVFIGDSHHHYLHCLPQEPVKSVARVLQEKVEQGEVVTDALLEALAQKSGLPALAVCQFVFPYVIRHCAITWLCELTTDLPWEVDIHGRFWKEIPEVAPFHRGELADAPAVAAVYNQARYALATHTRLMHTRRLAELSACGCIPVVYDHRPYVDPPHWEDALLYFRTRDTLRDCLHRQPRQDPSILAHTLSSDTLAQRILAWVKKELEESRP
- a CDS encoding tetratricopeptide repeat protein, with translation MSRKFPRSGRVSGNLADPVPDTLRRAFQKAVDLHTQGRYAEALTAYQAILAECPEHVDTLANLGSLLRRLQQPAAAISCLQQAVQLAPQRPEMRFNLGNALHAVGDLAGAAACFRHILDHHPEMTEAVFNLANVLRDQEDLSGAVALYRQFLRHHPGKGAAQANLGTVLRRLGHLAESEAAQRRAIALEPNHAGYRVNLGNLLVDRGDFGSAIDCYRAAIALAAGQEPWEWQQSLLGLLMRTRRWAEATQALQAAVGRFPTHPELYMALGNALWIDGQSAAAGQIFEAGIAAGHQDPGLLEAAGIAWQALGDWQQAERRLRQAVALAPQRGSGLSNLGMLLIMLGQHEAAIRTLQEAIRWEPDLAVAHANLGLAYLEVHELTKAEGCCRETVRLDPEMPVGIFNLAPVLMGQGRLPEALTVFAEGLARHPGEITSHSSYLFALNYSDGHTPEAVAMAHREFGRLVDMPDQQPPPVRDPDPERPLRIGYLSADFCHHPIGMLLAPILANHDQTRFQTVCYAHSQKSDSLTHRIQAQAGSWVAIPGLTDQEARQRIQADGIDILVDLAGHTKGNRLSLFARRPAPLQVSYAGYVHGTGLATMDWVIHDQVTVTEAARHLYTEQIATLPCALYCYQPPEPAPPVVPTPARQRGYITFGSFNNLPKLTPTTLDLWAAILHRVPKSRLLLKSGPFYDLPTRERICTAFVQRGIDPERLELQGPSPFRTYLETFGQIDLALDPMPFNGGITSLQGLWQGVPLVTLLGDRHVARVGASLMQTLGLPAWIADTPEAYVNCAVHLAADPEHLNQVRLTMRERMRATTLGDPLRFTRHLEAAFRDMWQKSLA
- a CDS encoding NERD domain-containing protein; its protein translation is MFAERGIPVHQVFHNLKAGLPGGRNMQIDLLVTNTDTVAVIEVKSRLTNEDVRDHLTRMAEFKEFFPMYAHMRAIGAMAGIVIDQDVDRQVMNAGFYLIVQSGDTVQLANEPSFQARLW